In Lolium perenne isolate Kyuss_39 chromosome 5, Kyuss_2.0, whole genome shotgun sequence, the sequence ttataaaattaaaattgttccctttctcattaagaggaagagctaaagattggttgctatctctgcctaagaatagtattgattcctggactaaatgcaaggatgcttttattggtagatattatccccctgctaaaattatatctttgaggagtagcataatgaattttaaacaattagatactgagcatgttgcacaagcatgggaaagaatgaaatctctggttaaaaattgcccaacccatggactgactacttggatgatcatccaaaccttttatgcaggactgaatttttcttcgcggaacctattggattcagctgctggaggtacctttatgtccatcactcttggtgaagccacaaagcttctcgataatatgatgatcaattactctgaatggcacacggaaagagctccacaaggtaagaaggtaaattctgtcgaagaaacctcttccttgagtgataagattgatgctattatgtctatgcttgtgaatgataggacaaatgtcgatcctaataatgtcccgttagcttcattggttgcacaagaagaacatgttgatgtcaacttcattaaaaataataatttcaacaacaatgcttaccggaacaattctagtaataactataggccatatccttataataatggtaacggttatgctaattcttatgggaattcttacaataataataggaacacaccccctggacttgaagccatgcttaaagaatttattagtacacaaactgcttttaacaaatcatgaagaaaagcttgggaaaattgatatacttgcttctaaagtcgatagtcttgctgctgatgttgatcttttgaaatcgaaagttatgcctaatagggatattgaaaataaaattgttactacagcaaatgccatccaagttagaattaatgagaatataagattgatggctgaattgcgtgctaggtgggatagagaagaaaatgaaaaactagctaaagagaaaaatgtagctaaagtttggactattaccaccacaagtaatgctaatgctacacatattgctgcacctcctactaatactaataaaagaattggtgttagcaatgtttccacttctaatgcaaagcgcgagaaactgcactAAATCGCTAaaactgaaactgcctgtgataaaactgctgaaattttttctaacattggggatgatgatcccattgatttagattataatggtttgaattttgatgattgccacatctctgaagttataaagttcttgcaaaaacttgctaaaagtcctaatgctagtgctataaatttggctttcacgcaacatattacaaatgctctcataaaagctagagaagagaaattagagcgcgaagcctctattcctagaaagctagaggatggttgggagcccatcattaagatgaaggttaaagattttgattgtaatgctttatgtgatcttggtgcaagtatttctgttatgcctaagaaaatttataatatgcttgacttgccaccgctgaaaaattgttatttggatgttaatcttgctgatcattctacaaagaaacctttggggaaagttgataatgttcgcattaccgttaacaataaccttgtccccgttgattttgttgtcttggatattgaatgcaatgcatcttgtcccattatattgggaagaccttttcttcgaaccgttggtgctatcattgatatgaaggaaggtaatattaaatatcaatttcctctcaagaaaggtatggaacacttccctagaaagagaatgaagttaccttttgattctattattagaacaaattatgatgttgacacttcgtctcttgataatacttgatacatgctttctgcgcctagctgaaaggcgttaaagaaaagcgcttatgggagacaacccatgtttttactacagtactttgtttttattttgtgtcttggaagttgtttactactgtagcaacctctccttatcatagtttagtgttttgttgtgccaagtaaagtcgttgatagtaaagttcatactagatttggattactgcgcagaaagagatttctttgctgtcacgaatctgggctgttttctctgtaggtaactcagaaaattatgccaatttacgtgagtgatcctcagatatgtacgcaactttcattcaatttgagcattttcatttgagcaagtatggtgcctcgataaaattcgtcaatacgaactgttctgtttttgacagattctgccttttatttcgcattgccagttttgttatgttcgatggatatttcgatttcattgactttcagtagctttgtgcaatgtccagaagtgttaagaatgattatgtcacctctgaacatgttaaattttattgtgcactaaccctctaatgagttgttctaagtttggtgtggaggaagttttcaaggatcaagagaggagtatgatgcaatatgatcaaggagagtgaaagctctatgcttggggatgccccggtggttcacccctgcatattctaagaagactcaagcgtctaagcttggggatgcccaaggcatccccttcttcatcgacaacattatcaggttcctcccctgaaactatatttttattccatcacatcttatgtgcttttcttggagcgtcggtttgtttttgtttttgttttgtttgaataaaatggatcctagcattcactttgtgggagagagacacgctccgctgtagcatatggacaagtatgtccttaggctctactcataatattcatggcgaagtttcttcttcgttaaattgttatatggttggaattggaaaatgatacatgtagtaaattgctataatgtcttggataatgtgatacttggcaattgttgtgctcatgtttaagctcttgcatcatatactttgcacccattaatgaagaaatacatagagcatgctaaaatttggtttgcatatctggtctctctaaggtctagataatttctagtattgagtttgaacaacaaggaagacggtgtagagtcttataatgtttacaatatgtcttttatgtgagttttgctgcgccgttcatccttgtgtttgtttcaaataaccttgctagcctaaaccttatatcgagagggaatacttctcatgcatccaaaatccttgagccaaccactatgccatttgtgtccaccatacctacctactacatggtatttctccgccattccaaagtaaattgcttgagtgctacctttaaaattccatcattcacctttacaatatatagctcatgggacaaatagcttaaaaactattgtggtattgaatatgtacttatgcactttatctcttattaagttgcttgttgtgcgataaccatgtttctggggacgccatcaactattctttgttgaatatcatgtgagttgctatgcatgttcgtcttgtctgaagtaagggagatctaccaccttatggttaagcatgcatattgttagagaagaacattgggccgctaactaaagccatgatccatggtggaagtttcagttttggacatatatcctcaatctcatatgagaataataattgttgccacatgcttatgcattaaagaggagtccattatctgttgtctatgttgtcccggtatggatgtctaagttgagaataatcaatagcgagaaatccaatgcgagctttctccttagacctttgtacaggcggcatagaggtaccccattgtgacacttggttaaaacatgtgtattgcgatgatccggtagtccaagctaattaggacaaggtgcgggcactattagtatactatgcatgaggcttgcaacttgtgagatataatttacatgatacatatgctttattactaccgttgacaaaattgtttcatgttttcaaaatcaaagctctagcacaaatatagcaatcgatgcttttcctctatggaggaccattcttttacttttattgttgagtcagttcacctatttctctccaccccaagaagcaaacacttgtgtgaactgtgcattgattcctacatacttgcatattgcacttattatattactctatgttgacaatatccatgagatatacatgttataagttgaaagcaactgctgaaacttaatcttcctttgtgttgcttcaatgcttttactatgaattattgctttatgagttaactcttatgcaagacttattgatgcttgtcttgaagtactattcatgaaaagtctttgctatatgattcacttgtttaatcatgtcatatacattgttttgatcgctgcattcactacatatgctttacaaatagtatgatcaaggttatgatggcatgtcactccagaaattatctttgttatcgttttacctgctcgggacgagcagaactaagcttggggatgctgatacgtctccgacgtatcgataatttcttgtgttccatgccacattattgataatatctacatgttttatgcacactttatgtcatattcgtgcattttctggaactaacctattaacaagatgccgaagtgccgattctttgttttctgctgtttttggtttcagaaatcctagtaacgaaatattctcggaattggacgaaatcaacgcccagggtcctattttgccacgaagcttccagaagaccgaagaggagacgaagtggggccacgaggcggccaaaccatagggcggcgcggcctggcccttggccgcgccgacctatggtgtggggccctcgtgtggccccctgacctgcccttccgcctacttaaagcctccgtcgcgaaacccccagtaccgagagccacgatacggaaaaccttccagagacgccgccgccgccaatcccatctcgggggattcaggagatcgcctccggcaccctgccggagaggggattcatctcccggaggactctacgccgccatggttgcctccggagtgatgagtgagtagtctacccctggactatgggtccatagcagtagctagatggttgtcttctccccattgtgcttaattgtcgggtcttgtgagctgccgaacatgatcaagatcatctatctgtaattctatatgttgcgtttgttgggatccgatgaatagagaatacttgttatgttgattatcaaagttatgtctatgtgttgtttatgatcttgcatgctctccgttactagtagatgctctggccaagtagatgcttgtaactccaagagggagtatttatgctcgatagtgggttcatgtctccgtgaatctggggaagtgacagaaatctctaagattatggatgtgctgttgccactagggataaaacattggtgctatgttcgaggatgtagtcactgattacattacgcgcaatacttaatgcaattgtctgttgttagcaacttaatactggagtgggttcggatgataacctgaatgtggactttttaggcatagatgcatgctggatagcggtctatgtactttgtcgtaatgcccaattaaatctcactatactcatcataatatgtatgtgcatggtcatgccctctttatttgtcaattgcccaactgtaatttgttcacccaacatgctgtttatcttatgggagagacacctctagtgaactgtggaccccggtccaattctctatactgaaatacaatctactgcaatacttgttttactgttttctgcaaacaatcatcttccacacaatacggttaatcctttgttacagcaagccggtgagattgacaacctcactgtttcgttggggcaaagtacttggtttgtgttgtgcaggttccacgttggcgccggaatctctggtgttgcgccgcactacatcccgccgccatcaaccttcaacgtgcttcttgactcctactggttcgattaaaccttggtttcttactgagggaaacttgccgctgtgcgcatcacaccttcctcttggggttcccaacggacgtgtcaaccacacgcatcacggaCCTCCTTCACAGTAGATTCATGGTCAGCAAGCTCGAATCGGTGCATGGCGGTGCCACCATGGTCATCCAAaggtcatttcaaaatgttacaaCGCCTTTCATTTTTCAGTGTAAAGGATGGGTAAAATGTTACAATAATATTTGGTTGTACAAAAGGATTTCTTCAATGTTGCACATGTGTGCCATTTTATGTTTTGTTGCAACCAAACAGGGATTAGTTGCATGCATAATTTTTTTTTGGCTAAATGAGAACTTTCGAAAGGTTGCATCACTTTTACACTACTTTATAAATCACAAAACAATGTTGCAAAGGATGTTGCATATGCATTAAAAATATTGCAGCAAGAAGTTTAGTGTTACATTGATCATACTCCCTAGACTTGTTCAGTTAAATAGATCGGATGGTTGGGGAGCTGGCTGATTCTATGCCTTATTCATTGAAATGGAACGAGTATATACATTTACATTTAAAGCTATATATAATCTACACTGGTCTTCCACGCACCAAAGGAGGTTTACCCTCACGCACACATGTGATGCCTTATCCCCTTTGGTGTGTCGGCCACCTCTGTTGCTGCTCGTCCACACTATGATGCCACAACTCCACCCGTTGCACCAGTCACCGTTGTTTGCTCACCTCTCGTACTTCTTGTTGCTCCACCAAGTGATTCCATTGACCTCCTCCAAGGTACTTTCCTCAGCTGCTCACCATGGACTCCATGGTAGGCCTCGATATCATCGGCGATCTTCCCACACGATGTCAGACCTAGAGAAGATATTGGTGGTTCAGGCGATCTGGATCTGACAGATCTCCTTCATAGCTGATTCGTGGTTGTCAAACTCGAATCGGCACATGGCGATGCCGCCATGGTCCTCCAAAGGTTGTTTCAAAATGTTACAACTCCTTTCATTTTTGTGTGTAAGGAGGATTAAAATGTTACAATGGTTTTTGGGCATACAGAAGGATTTCTTCAATCTTGCACATGTGTGTCTGTGATGTTTTCTGCATTTGACAGAAATCTTGGATGCGATCATTTATTTTGTTCCAAAAGGAGACATACTTTTTTATGTTTTGTTGCAAACAAACAGGGATTAGTTGCATGCAAAAAATTGGGTACATGAGAACTTTCGAACGGTTGCATCATTTTTACGGTACTTTATAGCTCACAAAAAATGTTGCAAATGTACTAAAAATGTTTCAGCGAGAGGTTCAGTGTTACATTGATCATACTACTTAGACTTCTTCAGTTAAATAGATCAGATGGTTGGGGACCTGGctgatcccccccccccccccccccccccccccaaagagTTTGCTGATGGACAATGTTGGCTTCAATTAATTGTTTGACAATAATATATCCATTATTTAGTATTCATTATATTGATGTATGTGGGTTATATAAGGAGCTCGAGGAAATTAATATCCAACTCAATACGAACAATGGGAGAGTTAGAGATTCAAGACTTGTTTAGAGAGTTGTATTTTCATATTCGACGATTTCCATATGAAATGGACAGACATTAAGGTGAGGAACTCGGTATCAACCTTGGGAAAGTCACACACGGTGCAAGTCCATGACCAAGGAGTTTTTGCACTTTCCTAACGTAGAAATAGCTCGCACACCAATGATTCGTTCAAACTTTTTTAGGAAACAATGTTGTATCGGTGCTTGCAAAGTGTGACGGCGTTGCTATCACACCGTCACACACCCCTTATTACTTTATTGTGTGAAAATACTACTCGAGACACTCCATACACTTTAATTTTACATTTAGACAGCAACAACAGTATCCATGAAGAATTAAATGTAAATAATAATCTCTCACACTTGAACTGTTGTGTTAAATTTAACCAACCACCTCATCATTGGACAAATTACTATTTTTCATTTACTGCATTGTTGTGTCTACACATGGGCATTCCTCGGGCCGGGACGGGTTTCAGGCCAGACCCAAAAAAGCCCGAACCTAAATTCCCAGGCCCGAGTTCGGCCCGGCCCAACCTTCGGGCTTACAAATTGGGCCCGAGCCCAACCCAGCCCGACAAGCCCGGCCCGATCTAGGCTTAAAGCATGTTTTCTGCAAGACAGAGCTCGGCCCGGCCCGGCCTTGCGTTTGGGCTCCGGAATCAGGCCCAAACCCGGCCCGGCATGCAAGCTTGACCCAGCCCGGCCTGGGATtttcgggccgggctgcccatgcccagctgTAACCGTGTCATTAAAATTTTCACATATGATCATGCTACAATGAGTACTCTATCTCTCTCTTTCCCATCAATGAAGAGTAACTAAACTCATTCTGACAAATTAGACACCTTAGTTTTTGACTACGTGTTTCATTTTTCATAGATTTGTATTTGCCTAGCATAATCAAAATGACTCATTATATGCTTGTAATGAATTGTTTCTTGCAACAGTTGCTCAAAGTTTCGGTGTTTTGCTTTCCTTCGTGCGACACAATCACTATCACACATGGCACATTGGCATCAATCAACTATTTTTTTCCTACCGATATCATGCGGGCCTTGTGTGtggttatatttattttattttcattctAACATTTCCTAGGGTTATTAATTGTATTTTGTCCGAATTTGTCCATCTCTTCTATTTTTGTTCCTAATAATGATGGCTCCAGGGACAACAATTAGTCGTATTGTcctgataatatgatgatgagtACATCAATCAGTGGCAAAGATCATGGCAACCTTACGATGTATGCAAATTTGTGTTTTGATAGAAAAGATACATCATGGATCACCACCCTGCCAATGATACATCAGTTTGTGAAGAACATGACATTTTAGAACAACGTCTGATAATAGGATTCATATATATCCATAAGGTGGTATTAGTCACCGATGCATCATACATTTAGAAGGTTGAATCTGTGCCCCTCTTTTTTCCCTATCATTTTAGTAATGCGGTAGATAGACGAGATGGTGACATTGATGGTAACCGCTATTTTCTAGAGCTAAATCTAGGGAAAGAGCCAGCATTTTGATGTGGCTGCTTTTGTTTGCAGATAATCAAGGAATAAAATCTACCTACTGTTGTGGATATGCTTGTGTGGTACTGAACATACTACTGAGGCAGTAGTTAAGTACCAACTTTGTGTTGAACATACCAAGCAGACGCTATGGTTTTACTCTGAATTTGACCcatatttgtgtagccatcatattAGCATAATGAGACTAATCGATGGCGACATTGATTTTTACTGGTAGATATGTACACTAACTATATTTTACAGAGATCACACttgccaaagaaaaaaaaaacaagaaaatagggggggggggggcaaaatgGCAAGTAATTATGTTGGCAGTGCAGCTGGTTACATCATTTTATTTTCCAATGTAGCACTTCCCCATGGCTAGTTATTGTTAATTCACGTATGCCTCAACCCATTTTCGTTCGACTATATCGATCTCTTTTATCTTTGTTCCTAATAATCATCATGGGTCCCCAGATATCCACCGCTGCGTAGATCAtgataaccctaattaaactgcaatttttttgttttgtttgtttctAATAGAAAAGATGTGTCGTCTATCCTATAACGAAGACATGAAGATACGTCAGTTACGAAGAACTTGACGGTTTTAATTCCAGACAATTGGTTGCATATAACCATAGGGCAGTATCATATATCATATACTGTATTTAGAAGGTTGGATCTCAGCCGTTCCTTTTCTATTGTTTTGATAATGTAGTAGATAAATGAGATGGCGACATTGATGATTACTGACTGCATCAGCTATTTTCCAGAGCTAAATCCAAGGAAAGATCCAGCATTTTTTCAAGTTGCTGTTTTAGTATGCAGCTAATCAGGGAATAAAATCCACCTACTGTTGTGGACATGTTTGTGTGGTGGTACTGAACATACTTAAGCAATATTTAAATGCAGTATCAAATTTGTGTGAATATATAGTTTTACTCTGAATTCGAcccatatgtgtgtgtgtgtgtgtgtgtgtagccaTCATACTCCATATGTTAGCATAATGCATGAGTGTATATCGATAAGGACAACACAGTAATTTTTGCTGATAGATAGATATGTACACATTAATTAGCTATATATATTTTACAGAGACCACAGTTGGCAAAGAAAcatccaagaaaataaaagggGGGAACAAAATGGCAAAACATCACCGTCTTCACCTGGCAGGTCGATATAGCATAAAAAAGTCTACTAGTGAGGACTGATCGAGGAGGAGTAGTAATTCATTTGCTACGGCTGGCCCGTGAGGATAAGCCAGCCAGCGTGCGCGCGGGTGCACGGCGAGCAAGTGCCCGCGCGTGCGCGTGGTGGCGAGCGAGCGAGCTGCAGGCCGACCGGTAAGTGACAACCAACAACGTCTCTAGCTAGCTAGCTACACGCGCACCAAGCAAGCGTACGTAAGCAGGGGTTCGTCATCACGCCGGGCGTCGAGGCCTGGTCGTCACCGCCAGCGGCGCGGCCATCTCACACGACAGCCTGAGCCTCTCGTCCAGGCGGACGCCGTCGGCGGCGGGGAGGAACTCCAGCTCGTGCAGCAGCGTGGCGAGCCAGAAGGCAACGGTGGCCATGGCGAGGCTCTTCCCGGGGCAGCTCCTCCGGCCGGCCCCGAACGGCGCGAGCCGGAGGTCGGACCCCATGACGGAGACCTCGGTGGTGGCGAGGAACCGCTCCGGCAGGAAGTCGAGCGGGTCGGCCCACACGTCGGGGTCGTGGGTTATGGCCCACATGTTCACCATGGCAGTGGTGCCAGCGGGGATGAGAAAGCCGTCCACGTGGACGTCCGAGGTGGCGAGGCGGGCCCAGCTGAGCAGCGGGCCCGGCGGGTGCAGCCGCAGCACCTCCTTGATGACGGCGTGCAGGTAGACGAGCGAGGCCGCGTCGGACTCGGCCACGGCCCGGCCGCGGCCCACGACCCGGTCCAGCTCGTCGTGCACCCGCGCCTGCACGTCCCGGTGCAGCACCAGCCGCGCCAGCACCCACTCCATCAGCACCGCCACCGTGTCCGTCCCGCGGAACACCATCTCCTGCGCACGAAAACAAGGAAGTTTCAGTTAGCTATCAGAAGCTTGAAAGAAACGTGCATGGAAGTGTGTGGAGTTGGTTTGGGTTCGGTTGCACACACCCAGAGCACCGCGGTCATGTCGGCGTCGGCGAGCGCGTCGGCGCCGTCGAGCGCGAGGAGCACGTCGGTGAAGTCCTTGACGGCGGACGGGGAGGCGCGGTGGCCGTCGATGATGCGGCCGACGAAGCGGTTGACGCGGGGCACGAGGCGGGCGCACCTGGCCCGGGTGCTCTGCAGGTCGAAGCGGGCGAGCCAGGGGAGGTGGTCGGACCAGTTGAGCTGCCCCAGCAGGTCGTACCCCTCGTCCACGAGGTGGCTCAGCTCGCGCACCTCCTCGCTCTCCTTGCCGTGATCAAGGTCGTACCGGCGGCCGAACACCGACCACATCACGTTGTGCAGCGACGCGCGACGGAGGATTTGGCGCACCTCGACGCCCGCGCCGGCTTCGGTGATGGCTGCGACCATCTGGCGCGCGATGACGGCGCGCTGGGGAGCGGAGGCGGCGACCTGCCACGGGGAGAAGAGGTGCGTGGAGGCGACGCGGCGGAGCGCGCGCCAGTAGGCGCCGTGTGGCGCGAAGCCGATGGCGCGGTGGAAGAGGAGGCCGTAGGCGGACTCCTTGACGGGGCGGTCGGCGAAGGCCGGGCTGTTGAGGATCTCCCTGGCCACGTCCGGGTGCGCGGCCACCACCATGCGCGTCTCGCCGAGGGAGAAGGCCATGAGCCGCCGCGCCCCGAGGCGGTCAgccgcggcggcgagcttgcgGTGCGCGAGGCCGGTCATGAGCCACATGCTGCCGATTACCGGCAGGCCCCTCGGCCCGGCCGGGACGGCGGCGGCCTTGGGGAGGCCGGGCCTGCGCGTCCACCACCACCTGCCCCATGCCGgcccgccggggacgcaccagtgCATGAGGCATGTCAGCACGCAGGCGGCGGCGCAGACGGCGAGGAGGCCGGCTAGGCGGAGCGGGTTGTCGCCGCCACATTTGGCGGCCAGCGAGAGGTAGAGCAGCCAGCTGGCGCCGCAGTCTTCAGGGGTCGCCATGGATTGTTTGGTTTGTGTATGTTGTGGAGAACTTGGGCGGGTTTGGGAGTGGATTTTTCCGTTGAAAGCTGGGGAGTCATGGTCGGGGCGTGGGCCGGTTTTATAGGCGGGAAAGGCGGCAAGCCGTGGTGGGGAAGACGAAGAGGACGCGCGCGGGGGTATAATTATGCGTGAGAGATGGTGATGAACGGCGAGAGGTTTACGGCGAGATCAGGCTGCCGTTTCTTCAAATTGATGGAGAGATAATTGCGCGCGCGCGGTTTCATGTCGATCGGAGGAGTGGAGTGTGGGCCGGCGCATAATATGCAGGCACGCAAAACGATCTCGAGTAACGGATGCTAGCTACGGCGGCGGTGGATCGGAGCGGAGCGGGAGCCAGCTGCGTCTGCGTCTgcgtggcggcgcggcggcgtggGCAGGCGCCGGGGCACGTGACGGCCATGCGCGTATGCTCTACACAATCGGTGCCCAACGGTCGGGCAACTAGGCACATCGCTCGTGTGAGCTTGGTTCGGTTCAGTTCAGTTCAGTTCAGTAGCTCGACCGATCGCCGTGGGCTCGCCCAGCAGACAGCGCGGAATGCGGCGGCACGCCGTCACGCACTCACGCGGGCCTCGTGCGGGGCGGCGCGGCAACGAACGAGACGGGGCGACAAAGGAAGGAAGTGACGGCACGTACGTACGCGCGCATCGCGCTGCTCACCAACCCATGCATCACCCATGAAGAACGAACCCAGCAGGATACCCGCCACTCATCTATACAAGCACACAGacaataagagcatctctagcatagCCCCTATTTATCGAAACCGAATAAAATGAGTCCGGTCTCCCGAAAAATAAATTGCTAGCGGATTTAGCGACGGCGCAGAACACAAACCGAAAACGTGAACCGAACTCGCTGAAATCAAACGACGCGGGAAATCGAAACTCGCGATTGCACTCGATTTCATCTGATCAAACTGAATTCGTTCATAATTTACAATACTAGGGGCAAAATACATGCATCTTGAACCTACATTGACAATGGCCTCGTTGTCTCGACACCGCTTCTCCTCCCGCTTGACAATGACCTCCTCCTTCTCGGCTATCATCGCCTTCaatgtattaagttgcaagcaacagattatcgctttaagcaatgggtgtaaaataaacaataaaattacccttggataaaacattgttg encodes:
- the LOC127302553 gene encoding cytochrome P450 78A9, whose amino-acid sequence is MATPEDCGASWLLYLSLAAKCGGDNPLRLAGLLAVCAAACVLTCLMHWCVPGGPAWGRWWWTRRPGLPKAAAVPAGPRGLPVIGSMWLMTGLAHRKLAAAADRLGARRLMAFSLGETRMVVAAHPDVAREILNSPAFADRPVKESAYGLLFHRAIGFAPHGAYWRALRRVASTHLFSPWQVAASAPQRAVIARQMVAAITEAGAGVEVRQILRRASLHNVMWSVFGRRYDLDHGKESEEVRELSHLVDEGYDLLGQLNWSDHLPWLARFDLQSTRARCARLVPRVNRFVGRIIDGHRASPSAVKDFTDVLLALDGADALADADMTAVLWEMVFRGTDTVAVLMEWVLARLVLHRDVQARVHDELDRVVGRGRAVAESDAASLVYLHAVIKEVLRLHPPGPLLSWARLATSDVHVDGFLIPAGTTAMVNMWAITHDPDVWADPLDFLPERFLATTEVSVMGSDLRLAPFGAGRRSCPGKSLAMATVAFWLATLLHELEFLPAADGVRLDERLRLSCEMAAPLAVTTRPRRPA